The following coding sequences lie in one Armatimonadota bacterium genomic window:
- the fabG gene encoding 3-oxoacyl-[acyl-carrier-protein] reductase, protein MPRLEGRVALVTGASGGLGRAMALALAAEGAAVAVHYWSNRAAAEGVVEEITGRGGRAVALQGDLTDPAVPARLVEETLAHLGGLHILVNNAGVVRDSLIVRMRDEEWEEVLGTNLTAAFRCTRAALRPMIRQRFGRIINVASIAAQVGNAGQANYAAAKAGLVGLTKATAREVASRGITVNVVAPGLIDVGMTAHLGAEQVQRFKEQIPLGRLGTAQEVAHAVVYLASDDAAYITGQVLNVDGGMVMR, encoded by the coding sequence ATGCCGCGGCTGGAGGGACGGGTGGCGCTGGTGACGGGCGCCTCGGGGGGACTGGGCCGGGCGATGGCCCTGGCCCTGGCGGCGGAGGGCGCGGCGGTGGCCGTGCACTACTGGTCCAACCGGGCGGCGGCGGAGGGAGTGGTAGAGGAGATCACCGGACGCGGGGGGCGGGCGGTGGCGCTGCAGGGAGACCTCACCGATCCGGCGGTCCCCGCCCGCCTGGTGGAAGAGACCCTGGCCCACCTGGGCGGGCTACACATTCTGGTGAACAACGCGGGGGTGGTGCGGGATTCGCTGATCGTGCGCATGCGGGACGAGGAGTGGGAGGAGGTGCTCGGCACTAACCTCACCGCCGCCTTCCGCTGCACTCGCGCCGCCCTGCGGCCCATGATCCGGCAGCGCTTCGGGCGGATCATCAACGTGGCCAGCATCGCCGCCCAGGTGGGAAACGCCGGGCAGGCTAACTACGCGGCGGCCAAGGCGGGGCTGGTCGGCCTGACCAAAGCCACCGCCCGCGAGGTCGCTTCCCGGGGTATCACCGTAAACGTCGTCGCCCCGGGGCTCATCGACGTAGGCATGACCGCGCACCTGGGAGCCGAGCAGGTCCAGCGGTTCAAGGAGCAGATTCCGCTGGGACGGCTGGGGACGGCCCAGGAGGTGGCGCACGCCGTGGTGTACCTGGCATCCGACGACGCTGCCTACATCACCGGGCAGGTCCTGAATGTGGACGGAGGCATGGTGATGCGGTAA
- the fabF gene encoding beta-ketoacyl-ACP synthase II: protein MREREQRRVVVTGLGVVSPLGIGADRFWDAMMEGRSGVGRITSWDPTGLETQIAAEVRDFDPTEFMDRKEARRNDRFVLFAYAAARMALEDSGLAITPSNAPRVGVLIGSGIGGAITWEEQTQILMTKGPRRVSPFFIPNVIMNMASGVVSILTGAKGPNSSVVTACASGGNAIGDAMRIIQRGDADAMIAGGTEAAITRLSVAGFCAMKAMSTRNDDPARAVRPFDATRDGFVMGEGAGVVVLEALEHAERRGGRIYAELVGYGMSGDAYHITQPDPEADGAARSMRNALADAGLAPEEIDYINAHGTGTPYNDRLETLAIKKVFGAHARRLAVSSTKSMMGHLLGAAGGVEFIACVLAITRGAIPPTINYEHPDPECDLDYVPNRPREARITTAMSNAFGFGGHNAILIVRRMP from the coding sequence GTGAGGGAGCGGGAACAGCGGCGGGTAGTGGTCACCGGGCTGGGGGTGGTCAGCCCGCTGGGTATCGGTGCGGATCGGTTCTGGGATGCCATGATGGAGGGGCGCTCCGGGGTGGGGCGCATCACCTCCTGGGATCCCACCGGGCTGGAGACGCAGATCGCTGCCGAGGTGCGGGACTTCGATCCCACCGAATTCATGGACCGCAAGGAGGCCCGGCGCAATGACCGCTTCGTCCTCTTCGCCTATGCGGCGGCGCGGATGGCCCTGGAGGACTCGGGGCTGGCCATCACCCCGAGCAATGCCCCCCGCGTGGGTGTGCTCATCGGCTCCGGCATCGGCGGCGCCATCACCTGGGAGGAACAGACGCAGATCCTGATGACGAAGGGCCCGCGCCGGGTCAGCCCCTTCTTCATCCCCAACGTGATCATGAACATGGCCTCGGGGGTGGTCTCCATCCTCACCGGGGCCAAGGGCCCCAACTCCAGTGTGGTCACCGCCTGTGCCAGCGGGGGCAACGCCATCGGCGACGCCATGCGCATCATCCAGCGGGGCGACGCGGATGCCATGATCGCCGGGGGGACGGAGGCGGCCATCACCAGGCTAAGCGTGGCTGGCTTCTGCGCCATGAAGGCCATGTCCACGCGCAACGATGACCCGGCGCGGGCCGTCCGTCCCTTCGACGCCACGCGGGATGGGTTCGTCATGGGAGAGGGGGCGGGGGTGGTGGTCCTGGAGGCCCTGGAGCACGCCGAGCGCCGCGGCGGCCGGATCTACGCCGAGCTGGTAGGCTACGGTATGAGCGGCGACGCCTACCACATCACCCAGCCCGACCCGGAGGCCGACGGCGCCGCCCGCAGCATGCGCAATGCCCTGGCGGACGCGGGCCTGGCGCCGGAGGAGATCGACTACATCAACGCCCACGGCACCGGTACCCCCTACAATGACCGGCTGGAGACGCTGGCCATCAAGAAGGTCTTCGGTGCCCACGCCCGGCGTCTTGCCGTCAGCTCCACCAAGTCCATGATGGGGCACCTCCTGGGCGCAGCGGGGGGCGTGGAGTTCATCGCTTGCGTGCTGGCCATCACCCGCGGGGCCATCCCCCCGACCATCAACTACGAGCACCCCGATCCGGAATGCGATCTCGACTACGTGCCGAACCGGCCGCGCGAGGCGCGCATCACCACGGCCATGTCCAACGCGTTTGGCTTCGGCGGGCACAACGCCATCCTCATCGTCCGCCGCATGCCTTAA
- the acpP gene encoding acyl carrier protein yields the protein MATVFDRVKSIIVEQLGVDESEVTPEASFVEDLGADSLDVVELVMALEEEFEIEIPDEDAEKIVKVGEAVKYIEQHLAESGG from the coding sequence ATGGCGACGGTATTCGACCGCGTGAAGAGCATCATCGTCGAACAGCTGGGCGTGGACGAGTCGGAGGTGACCCCGGAGGCATCCTTCGTGGAGGACCTGGGGGCCGACTCCCTGGACGTGGTGGAACTGGTCATGGCCCTGGAGGAGGAGTTCGAGATCGAGATTCCCGACGAAGACGCAGAGAAGATCGTCAAGGTCGGCGAGGCCGTGAAGTACATCGAGCAGCACCTGGCGGAGTCCGGGGGCTAG